A single region of the Malaclemys terrapin pileata isolate rMalTer1 chromosome 4, rMalTer1.hap1, whole genome shotgun sequence genome encodes:
- the LOC128836266 gene encoding dispanin subfamily A member 2b-like: MACKEQTVSIDLQSRGLPPPYPGTQQGFPAEQPRDFVLWSLFNVLLCQKLACLGCLGFPALIFSIKARDRKVLGDLEGARSYGTTAKVLNIIGSLLVVVAIAVVLFFCFWRP; this comes from the exons ATGGCGTGCAAGGAGCAGACCGTGAGCATCGACCTGCAGTCCCGGGGCCTGCCTCCCCCCTACCCCGGCACCCAGCAGGGCTTCCCGGCAGAGCAGCCGCGCGACTTCGTGCTCTGGTCCCTCTTCAACGTGCTGCTGTGCCAGAAGCTCGCCTGCCTGGGCTGCCTGGGCTTCCCCGCGCTTATCTTCTCTATCAAG GCCCGAGATCGGAAAGTACTGGGGGACCTGGAAGGTGCTCGGAGCTATGGCACCACCGCCAAGGTGTTAAACATCATCGGGTCACTGCTGGTGGTAGTTGCTATTGCTGTGgtccttttcttttgcttttggaGACCTTAA